A region from the Methanofollis liminatans DSM 4140 genome encodes:
- a CDS encoding UDP-2,3-diacylglucosamine diphosphatase encodes MIVAVSDVHLGHKDEGKQERFLEFLDRCDTGEIDHLVLLGDIFDFWRRSNGLIFFCGGRKKEDPQEQATVERLVNTNCKILAKLSGLQVKNLHYVVGNHDYYIHRLQKRNPATYPFPVSKTLRLEDDGKGYFFTHGYDMDVYATMESLMSIDQYETLSESLCFLTDKSGWLADRLWGVSEVIEDLKYRIRSMQKPPAERETEMDLITRFAQSRAAHLFLGMHPMDSLIYGHTHVPGCKKMDCGAYVANTGCWSGSDQGWYVRISEGTVEALNFKGENVV; translated from the coding sequence GTGATTGTTGCGGTTTCAGACGTGCACCTGGGCCATAAGGACGAGGGAAAACAGGAGCGGTTTCTCGAGTTCCTGGACCGGTGCGATACCGGGGAGATCGACCACCTGGTACTGCTCGGCGACATCTTCGACTTCTGGCGGCGGAGCAACGGACTGATCTTCTTCTGCGGGGGGAGGAAGAAAGAAGATCCTCAGGAGCAGGCCACCGTGGAACGGCTGGTAAATACCAACTGCAAAATTCTCGCGAAACTCTCCGGGCTGCAGGTGAAGAATCTCCACTATGTCGTTGGGAACCACGACTACTACATCCACCGCCTGCAGAAGAGAAATCCGGCCACCTATCCGTTCCCTGTCTCAAAGACCCTGCGACTGGAGGACGACGGAAAGGGGTACTTCTTCACGCACGGCTACGACATGGACGTCTACGCCACGATGGAGTCTCTGATGAGCATCGACCAGTACGAAACATTGAGCGAGAGCCTTTGTTTCCTGACCGATAAATCGGGATGGCTTGCAGACCGCCTGTGGGGGGTATCGGAGGTCATCGAGGATCTGAAATACCGTATCAGATCGATGCAGAAGCCACCGGCCGAGAGAGAAACAGAGATGGATCTCATCACGCGGTTTGCGCAGTCCCGCGCCGCCCACCTCTTCCTCGGGATGCACCCGATGGACAGTCTCATCTACGGGCACACCCATGTCCCTGGCTGCAAAAAGATGGACTGCGGAGCCTATGTGGCAAACACGGGGTGCTGGAGCGGGAGCGATCAGGGCTGGTATGTCAGGATATCAGAGGGTACGGTGGAGGCGCTGAATTTCAAAGGAGAAAATGTTGTTTAA
- a CDS encoding shikimate kinase, with protein MHHHKNIILIGMPGAGKSTVGVILAKSLGMRFIDTDILIQERTGRMLQAILDEDGPDAFGRIEEETVLSLHAEHAVIATGGSVVCSEAAMAHLKAGGMVVYLEISYDEMERRLKNITTRGIVLLPGQSLRGMYDERVPLYERYADLTVASSGEGLESVVGNVLEVV; from the coding sequence ATGCATCACCACAAAAACATCATCCTCATCGGGATGCCCGGTGCGGGGAAGAGCACTGTGGGCGTCATCCTTGCAAAGTCCCTCGGTATGCGGTTCATCGATACCGATATCCTGATCCAGGAGCGGACCGGGAGGATGCTGCAGGCGATCCTCGACGAGGACGGGCCTGATGCGTTCGGGCGGATCGAGGAGGAGACGGTCCTCTCCCTCCACGCGGAGCATGCGGTGATCGCGACGGGCGGGAGCGTGGTCTGCAGCGAGGCTGCGATGGCGCACCTGAAAGCCGGAGGGATGGTCGTGTACCTGGAGATCTCGTACGACGAGATGGAACGGAGGCTCAAGAACATTACGACCCGGGGGATCGTCCTCCTCCCTGGCCAGAGCCTCCGCGGGATGTACGACGAGCGGGTTCCGCTCTATGAGCGGTATGCCGATCTCACCGTCGCCTCTTCGGGTGAGGGTCTGGAGTCTGTGGTCGGGAACGTGCTCGAAGTGGTGTGA
- a CDS encoding class I SAM-dependent methyltransferase, whose protein sequence is MDIFDSVYRSTPPWDIGRPQKEFVELARAGEITGSVLDIGCGTGDHVLFFAGEGHEVLGIDTASLAIRKAREKAAKRGLQAQFLVGNALELSVLNRTFDTVIDSGLFHTLSDEDRPALAESLAAVLAPGGRYFLLCFNEQNPGEYPLPRRITQDEIRGTFRDGWVINYIRPAVFENSIRADGHHAWLASISRTMQG, encoded by the coding sequence ATGGATATCTTCGACTCGGTCTACCGGAGCACGCCACCCTGGGACATCGGCCGCCCCCAGAAGGAGTTCGTCGAACTGGCCCGGGCAGGAGAGATCACGGGTTCCGTCCTGGACATCGGATGTGGAACGGGGGATCACGTCCTCTTTTTTGCAGGCGAGGGGCACGAGGTGCTCGGGATCGACACCGCCTCCCTGGCGATCCGAAAGGCCCGGGAGAAGGCTGCAAAAAGAGGACTCCAGGCGCAGTTTCTCGTCGGAAATGCACTGGAACTCTCCGTCCTCAACAGAACGTTCGATACCGTCATCGATTCGGGGCTCTTCCACACCCTCTCCGATGAAGATCGGCCGGCCCTCGCGGAGAGCCTCGCGGCCGTCCTCGCACCCGGCGGGAGATACTTCCTGCTATGCTTCAACGAGCAGAACCCCGGCGAATACCCTCTGCCGAGGAGGATCACGCAAGATGAGATACGGGGTACCTTCCGGGACGGGTGGGTCATCAATTACATCAGGCCGGCGGTCTTTGAGAACAGCATCCGGGCCGACGGGCACCATGCCTGGCTTGCGTCGATATCGAGAACGATGCAGGGTTGA
- a CDS encoding flavodoxin family protein, with protein sequence MEDRPLKVLVIMGSPRRANTYHAAERIREILQENAPVDWEYVMLRDADLEQCRGCYTCFERGEEHCPIKDDAALLEEKMHDADGVVFATPVYGLQVSGLMKVFIDRHSYIFHRPRFFRQKALLLTSAGVMGNKEVLEYLDTVARIWGFEVVARAGIVSHANMGPLPAYRVRENEEKLQAAATAFLAALQRGTRSKPGLFDVMAFHMMRATFDELGERSPADHAYWTGQGWLRKGRRYFVDVPVNPVYHALGTLAEWYMRRQIRKDLREIG encoded by the coding sequence ATGGAAGATCGGCCCCTAAAGGTCCTGGTCATCATGGGCAGCCCCCGCAGGGCAAATACCTACCACGCAGCCGAGCGGATCCGCGAGATCCTCCAGGAGAACGCACCCGTGGACTGGGAGTACGTCATGCTGCGGGACGCCGACCTGGAGCAGTGCCGCGGGTGCTACACCTGCTTCGAGCGGGGGGAGGAACACTGTCCGATCAAGGACGACGCCGCCCTCCTGGAAGAGAAGATGCACGACGCCGACGGGGTCGTCTTCGCCACCCCGGTCTACGGTCTCCAGGTCTCAGGATTGATGAAGGTTTTCATCGACCGCCATTCCTATATCTTCCACCGCCCCCGCTTTTTCCGGCAGAAGGCACTCCTCCTCACCAGCGCCGGCGTGATGGGAAACAAGGAGGTGCTGGAGTACCTCGACACCGTGGCCCGCATCTGGGGCTTCGAGGTTGTTGCCCGGGCCGGGATCGTCTCCCACGCCAACATGGGCCCGCTCCCCGCCTACAGGGTGCGGGAGAACGAAGAGAAGTTGCAGGCGGCGGCGACGGCCTTTCTCGCCGCACTCCAGAGGGGGACGCGCTCAAAACCCGGACTCTTCGACGTGATGGCATTCCATATGATGAGGGCCACTTTTGACGAACTGGGGGAACGCTCTCCTGCGGATCACGCCTACTGGACCGGGCAGGGGTGGCTCCGGAAGGGACGGCGCTACTTTGTGGATGTGCCGGTCAATCCGGTCTACCATGCCCTGGGCACGCTCGCGGAATGGTACATGCGGCGGCAGATCCGAAAGGACCTGCGGGAGATCGGTTGA
- a CDS encoding alpha/beta hydrolase produces MEKTCFQIHGIPAILWGSGSNKVYLYIHGQAGRKEEAETFAHIGCHYGWQVLSIDLPEHGERKKDTNSFDPWHVVPELLSVMEYIKGRWTHISLFANSIGAWFSMLSFENEPLEKSLFVSPILDMNQLISDMMLRANVSETELERERSIPTASGQTLSWEYLLYARNHPITKWKVPTAILYGEHDELTDRTVVENFVQRFHCNLTIMKNGEHWFHTPEQLEVLNNWIETRLRE; encoded by the coding sequence ATGGAAAAGACATGCTTTCAAATTCATGGGATTCCGGCAATTCTCTGGGGTTCGGGCTCAAATAAAGTATATCTATACATACACGGACAGGCCGGGCGTAAAGAAGAAGCGGAAACGTTCGCTCATATCGGCTGTCATTATGGGTGGCAGGTTTTGAGTATCGACCTGCCCGAACACGGAGAACGCAAAAAAGATACAAATTCATTTGACCCGTGGCACGTCGTGCCGGAACTGCTGTCTGTTATGGAATATATCAAAGGCCGGTGGACACACATTTCTCTGTTCGCTAACAGCATCGGCGCATGGTTCAGCATGTTGAGTTTTGAAAACGAACCACTGGAAAAAAGCCTTTTTGTTTCCCCGATTCTCGATATGAACCAACTTATTTCCGATATGATGCTCCGGGCAAACGTATCGGAAACAGAGCTTGAGCGTGAACGTAGTATCCCCACTGCCTCCGGACAAACTCTTTCATGGGAATATCTTCTCTATGCTCGAAATCACCCTATTACAAAATGGAAGGTTCCAACAGCAATATTGTATGGCGAGCATGACGAACTTACCGATCGTACTGTTGTAGAAAACTTCGTGCAGCGTTTTCATTGCAATCTAACGATTATGAAAAACGGGGAACACTGGTTTCATACCCCGGAACAATTAGAGGTCTTGAATAATTGGATCGAAACGCGCCTTCGAGAGTGA
- a CDS encoding putative immunity protein — MKKYGREDQIAMAAWAADCAGRVLPHFERAYPEDDRPRNAIEACRRWVITGVFQMAEIRGASLAAHAAAREAKENDAACFAARAAGQAVATAHVPQHAYGAAYYALKAIVAAGGDAAGEREWQAERLPERLREEMMGRIVVQGVSVKLRKGEGF; from the coding sequence GTGAAAAAATACGGCAGAGAGGATCAGATCGCGATGGCGGCATGGGCGGCGGACTGCGCCGGGCGGGTGCTCCCGCATTTTGAGCGGGCGTACCCGGAGGACGACCGGCCGCGCAACGCTATTGAGGCGTGCCGGCGGTGGGTCATTACGGGTGTGTTTCAGATGGCCGAGATACGCGGCGCCTCTCTTGCCGCCCATGCCGCCGCCCGCGAGGCGAAGGAGAATGACGCGGCCTGTTTTGCCGCTCGTGCCGCGGGCCAGGCGGTGGCGACTGCGCATGTCCCGCAGCACGCCTATGGTGCGGCGTACTATGCCCTCAAGGCTATAGTGGCGGCCGGGGGCGATGCTGCCGGGGAACGCGAGTGGCAGGCGGAGCGTCTCCCCGAGCGGTTGCGGGAGGAGATGATGGGGAGGATCGTTGTGCAGGGGGTCTCGGTCAAATTGAGGAAGGGGGAGGGGTTTTGA